From the genome of Corallococcus macrosporus DSM 14697:
GTCCCGGCTTCAGCCCCATCGAGCTGGCATGGAGCAAGGTCAAGGCGCTGCTGCGCAAGTGGCGGTTTCGTACCCGCTCCGCCCTGCACCAGGGCATCCAGCTCGCCCTGGCGGCAATCTCTCCAGGCGACGCAGCGGGCTGGTTCGCCCACTGCGGTGACTCCGTCGCTCATTCCATATGAGCTGCGCTATCAGTTGCCGTTGCTTCGAGCCTGGCTGGCCCTGCCCGCCGTCGAGCAGGAACCGTGCGTTCCGGTCGCGGCGTGGCCTCAAGCGCAACGAATTCGTTGCCGAGCCAGCGGCGTTTGGGCCTGGCGCCCCGGCCGCTCCCGCTGCCGGAGCCTGTCGTCCTGGAAGGAACGTTCATTCCAGCGCGAGAGCGCTGCCAAGGGGGGCGACTCAGGCCTCAGGACTCGCTGCACCCCGCGCGTTCGGCCATGTCAGACCCACCTTGTAGATAGGTCATCGTCGCACGAACGTCACTGAAGGCGTCGTGGCGCAGGGGTGGACGGGGGAGGGCGGATGTACACGTTGGCGCAGTTGCGCGAATCCAGGTTGTGTGACGCGGCGGAGTTGCTGGCCCAGCGGGGTCTGGACAACGTGCGGGCCGCGGAGCTGGCCCGTGCCACGCGGCTCTCGGTGGGCTCGCTGTACCGCTACTACGGCAGCAAGCAGGGCATCGCGAGGGCGATACGGACCCTCACCGAGCGCGACCTGTCCTATGCCTGTTTCGTCGCCTACCAGATGGCGGATGGCGACCCGCTGAGGCAGGGATTTCGCGACGTCTTCCTCGCCTTCTGGCGCGAGCTGGCGACCTGGGCGCTGTTGCAGCCCCACCTCGTGGGCTTCACCTTCCTCCACCCCCATCCAGACGCGGACACGCCGGGGGAGCATGACGGGCGGACGCGCGCGCAGGTGCTGGAGGTGCTCGAACATGGCGAGCGGGAGGGAGCCTTCCCAAAGGGGCGCACGTGGATTCACGAGTGCATGGTGTGGGGAGTCCTGGCGGAGCTCGTGCGCCGGGCGGGCCAGGGCGAGGGGATGCGTGAAGAAGACGTCCAGATTACCGGAGAGGCCCTCTGGCGGGCGCTCGCTCCGGAGGCGCCCGGCAATGAGTCACGGAAACCGGCGCCCTCCGCCTGTCGGCTGGACTACAACGGGTGCGCCATGAACCGGACTTCACTGCTCTCCCTCTGTGTCGCCGTCTCGCTCGCCGCCTGCACCGAGCGGAGCTCCAGCCCCGCTGCCGGAGTCGACTCCGGTGCCGCCGCCGCCGCGGCTGCTGCTTCCGCGCCGACTGGCAAAGCCCAGACGCCACCTCCCGCCCCGAGCACGGAGCCACAGGGCGCTGGTGGCTTGGATGCCGCGGTGCCGGGCTCGGCGACAGCAAATGCCGACTCGGGCGTGGGCGAATACACGAATGCGCCGGCTGCGGAGAAGGGCACCTGCTCCGCGGCGAAGTTGTCTCCTCGTGTGGAGCCTGCCACTCCCGCGCTGCCGGCGCCCGTGGAGTCGATGCGTCAGCGCATCGTCGCCGCCGCGGTGGCTTGTGATTACACGGCGCTCAACACGCTGGCGGACGAGAATGGCAAGGCCGTGCGGTTCACCTTCGGCGACAGCACCGACGCGGGGGAGTACTGGCGCGCTGCGGAGAAGCTGGGCAACCCGGATCTGGCCCGCATCGTCCAGGTCCTGAACCTGCCCTACGCGAAGCAGGGCAATCTCTACTTCTGGCCGGCGGTCCACGTCACCGGCGCGACGTCCGACAAGGATTGGGGTGCCGTCAAAGGCATCTATTCAGAGGCGGAGATTGCGGGGATGAAGGACCATGGGGCCTACCTTGGCCTGCGCGTGGGCATCACCCCCGAAGGCGACTGGCAGATTGCCGTCGCGGGGGATTGATCCTGACTGCAGCCCAGCGGCGGCAGACGAGCGTCGTGCCGCTCGAAACAGCAACACGGCGCGACAGCCGGACATGCCGATGAAGCCCCGTCTCCCGGGCCTCATCACGTCGGCAGCTTGATGCCAGACAGCCGCTGGAACAGCTCCACCGCGAAGCCGTCCGTCATCCCCGAGATGTAGTCCGTCACGCAGAGCAGCCGCTGGTACTTCGACAGCCGGGCCACCGCCTCGGTGATGACTTCATCCCTCGACGCGGACTCCGCCGCCGCCTCCCGGGCGAACTCCGGACGCTGGAAGAGGTCCGGTGGCAGCAACTGCCGCAGCTTCTTCTCCTCGCGGTTCGGCGTATCGGTGACGACCGCCATCGCGAACATGTCCAGCAAGCCGCCCAGCGTCTTGAAGCCCGCGCTCTCAATCTGGAGCACGCGCTCGCTCTCATAGCCGTAGCGCCGCGTCAGGTTGCGGATGGCATCCAGCGGCTTCTTCACGTCATCCCGCGCGGAGGCCAGCGGCGTCTCCCACTGCCCCTCCTCCATCGCCTCCACGTTCTCCAGGAAGACCTTCACGCACGCCTGGATGAGCTCGCCAATGGCCCGCGCTCGCGCCTGCGCCAACCGCGTCTCCAGGTGCGACGGCGGCGGGCGCACGGGCCCCGTCACGGGCCTGGGCAACACCGCGTCCAGCAGCTCACACGCATCCTTGATGGGGACCAGCCCCAGCTTCGCTGAGTCCTCCAGATCGATGACCGCGTAGCAGATGTCATCCGCCGCCTCGACGAGGAACGCCAGCGGGTGCCGGGAGAACACGCCAGGCTCGCGCTCCACCAACCCCAACGCGCGATACGTCTCCAGCGCCAGGGCCTCATCATCCTGGAAGTAACCAAACTTCTTCTCCGACACGCGCGCCTTGTCCCGCCCCCGCCCATCCGGCAGCACCGACGCGCGCGGGTACTTGCTCATCGCCCCCAGCGTCGCCGCCGTGTAGCGCAAGCCGCCCCGCCGCTCGCGCGACTGAAGCCGGTTGAGGATGCGGAAGCCCTGCGCGTTGCCTTCGAAAGACTCCAGGTCCTTCCACTGCGCCTGCGTCTCGAACGGACTCGGCCGGCCGTCCGGGGGCACCAGTCGCTGCGACACCCAATGCTGGATGGCCGCCTCGCCCGAGTGTCCGAAGGGCGGATTCCCGATGTCATGCGCCAGGCAGGCCGCCGCGACAATCGTGCCCAGATGCGAAGGGCTCACATCCACGCCACGCGCCGCCAACCCGCGCCCCGCCAGCGCCCCCAGCGAGCGCCCCACACAGGACGCCTCGATGCTGTGGGTCAACCGCGTGCGCGTGTAGTCGCTCGTGGAGAGCGGAAACACCTGCGTCTTGTCATGCAGGCAGCGGAACTCCGCGGAGAAGACGATGCGGTCATAGTCCCGGTCGTAATCGGTCCGCTCGTCCTGAAGCAGCGCGTCCATGTCGCTCGGGACGGGCGCCGGCGCCTCCGCCGGCTTCTTGTCCGAGCCCACCCGGTAACCCGACAGGAGCTGCCACCAACGCTCGGTTCGACTGCTGCTGCTCACGCCTGCCTCACTGTGCGAAGGGACCCGGCGTGACATGCTGCCCCCCTCACGCACCGAGGCAAGTTTTACCAGCCGGGCGGACGGGCCCCCGGCGCCCGTCCCATGAGACACCGCGCCGCTGGACGCCGCCCCTGCCGCCGGGCAGCCTCCCCCTCGGCGAAACCCGCCCAATCACCGGAGGCGTCCTCACGTATGAAGCTCAAGGCCCTGTGCATCACCGTGTCGCTGCTCACCCTTCCCGGCGTGGCCTCCGCACAGAGCGGGTTCGGCGCCCTCACCAAGGCAGCGGGCAACGCCGGCAAGTCCGCCGTGGAGAAGCGCGTCAACGCGAAGCTGATGGACGAAGGCCGGGCGAACCAGTGCAGCTTCAAGACGGGCACCGCCACACTCGAAGCCGGCTGCGACGCGAAGCTCAAGAAGCTGACCAACGCGCTCGTCGACGCCAAAAAGCAGCTCGTCGCCGCGGGCGTGAAGTCCTACAAGTTCGAGGTCTCCGGCCACACCGACTCCTCCGGTGACGCGGCCAAGAACAAGACGCTCAGCGAGCAGCGCGCGGAGGCCATCGTCAAGGAGCTCATCGCGCGCGGCATCCCCCGGAGCGAAATCATCGCCGTGGGCCACGGCTCCGCGAAGCCGTTGGTGAAGCCCGACGACACCGCCGCCAAGAAGGCGAAGAACCGCCGCTACGAGCTCCAGGTCCGGCTGTAGCCTTCAGCTCGCGCGAGCGCTTGAAGCCTCGGCCACCTCCTCCCGCGGCGCCGTCCGGGCCGCGGGGATGAAGCTCATCGCTCGCTCAGCCAGCGCGGTAATCGTGAGCGACGGGTTGACGCCCGGGTTGGCGGAGATGGCCGAGCCGTCCACCACGTACAGGCCCTCATGGCCGAACACGCGGTGCCGCGAGTCGATGACGCCCGTGTCCGCCGAGTCCCCCATGCAGCAGCCGCCCAGGATGTGCGCGGTCGTCGGGATGCCCAGCACCGTCTCACTGATGATGGTCATCGGATAGCCGTCCAGCTTGTCCGCCACACGCCGGGCCAGGTCGAACGCCTCCGGCATGTTGGCGCTCGGCGCCGGGCCCTCCTGAAGCGTGGTTCCCAGCCCCAACCCGGGCGAGCGCTTCATCCGCAGGTGCCCTTCCAGCGTGCGCATGTAGAGCAGGATCATCGTCCGCCGCGCGAAGTCCGGGACGAACCACGCCTTGAGG
Proteins encoded in this window:
- a CDS encoding OmpA family protein translates to MKLKALCITVSLLTLPGVASAQSGFGALTKAAGNAGKSAVEKRVNAKLMDEGRANQCSFKTGTATLEAGCDAKLKKLTNALVDAKKQLVAAGVKSYKFEVSGHTDSSGDAAKNKTLSEQRAEAIVKELIARGIPRSEIIAVGHGSAKPLVKPDDTAAKKAKNRRYELQVRL
- a CDS encoding TetR/AcrR family transcriptional regulator; amino-acid sequence: MYTLAQLRESRLCDAAELLAQRGLDNVRAAELARATRLSVGSLYRYYGSKQGIARAIRTLTERDLSYACFVAYQMADGDPLRQGFRDVFLAFWRELATWALLQPHLVGFTFLHPHPDADTPGEHDGRTRAQVLEVLEHGEREGAFPKGRTWIHECMVWGVLAELVRRAGQGEGMREEDVQITGEALWRALAPEAPGNESRKPAPSACRLDYNGCAMNRTSLLSLCVAVSLAACTERSSSPAAGVDSGAAAAAAAASAPTGKAQTPPPAPSTEPQGAGGLDAAVPGSATANADSGVGEYTNAPAAEKGTCSAAKLSPRVEPATPALPAPVESMRQRIVAAAVACDYTALNTLADENGKAVRFTFGDSTDAGEYWRAAEKLGNPDLARIVQVLNLPYAKQGNLYFWPAVHVTGATSDKDWGAVKGIYSEAEIAGMKDHGAYLGLRVGITPEGDWQIAVAGD
- the dgt gene encoding dGTP triphosphohydrolase, whose protein sequence is MGSDKKPAEAPAPVPSDMDALLQDERTDYDRDYDRIVFSAEFRCLHDKTQVFPLSTSDYTRTRLTHSIEASCVGRSLGALAGRGLAARGVDVSPSHLGTIVAAACLAHDIGNPPFGHSGEAAIQHWVSQRLVPPDGRPSPFETQAQWKDLESFEGNAQGFRILNRLQSRERRGGLRYTAATLGAMSKYPRASVLPDGRGRDKARVSEKKFGYFQDDEALALETYRALGLVEREPGVFSRHPLAFLVEAADDICYAVIDLEDSAKLGLVPIKDACELLDAVLPRPVTGPVRPPPSHLETRLAQARARAIGELIQACVKVFLENVEAMEEGQWETPLASARDDVKKPLDAIRNLTRRYGYESERVLQIESAGFKTLGGLLDMFAMAVVTDTPNREEKKLRQLLPPDLFQRPEFAREAAAESASRDEVITEAVARLSKYQRLLCVTDYISGMTDGFAVELFQRLSGIKLPT
- a CDS encoding transposase, whose amino-acid sequence is MGQSGRHKRRALIDVIESRGARVVFLPPYRPGFSPIELAWSKVKALLRKWRFRTRSALHQGIQLALAAISPGDAAGWFAHCGDSVAHSI